GGCTGTTCGACGAGCTGATCCACCGCCACGAGGCGAGCACGAGTCTCGGCCTGGTCAGGCGGAGCCTCGCCGACCACAACCCCAAGGAGAACTGAACATGTCCAGCCCCACCGTCGAGAAGACCGACGCCGGCCCCTCCCCCCTCGAACTCACCGCCTGGCTCACCGAGCGGATAGCCACACACCTGGAGATGCCCGCCGAGGACATACGCACCGACGAGCCCCTCGGCGCCTACGGCCTCGACTCCATCTACGCCCTCACGGTCGTCGCGGAGATCGAGGACCACCTGGGCGTGACGCTCGAACCCACGGTCATGTGGGACGAGCCGACCGTCGCCGGACTCGTCGACATCATCCTCGCCGAACTGCCCCTGGCGGCCTGACCGCCGGGCGCCACCCACGGGCACGGGCAGCCCGGGGGCCCCGCTCCGCCGCAGCAGAAGAGCCCGTAAGGAGACCGAAGAGAACGTGGGTAGGTGCGCAGTGTCTGAGCATGGGTCGGTTCACAGGGCTGTTTCGGCCGCACAGACGGGAATCTGGGTGGCACAGCAACTGTCCCCCGACAGCCCGCTGTACAACTGCGCCACCTACTTCGAGATCGCGGGACACGTGGACGCCGGCGTCCTGACCGAGGCGGTCCGCCGCACCGTCGCCGAGACCGAGGCACTGCGCGTGCGCTTCGACGAGGACGGCGACGAACTCCGGCAGACCGTGGAACCGGCCGGCGACGGCATGCCCGTGCACGTCCTGGATCTCACCACGGAGCCCGACCCGGACGCGACCGCCCTCGCCTGGATGAACGCCGACCTGGCGGTCCCGTCCGACCTGCGCACGGGACCGCTGTACAGCCACGCCCTCCTGCGCACCGGTGAGAACCGGTCACTGCTCTACTTCCGCCACCACCACATCGTCCTCGACGGCTACGGGCAGGCCGTCTACTGCCGTCGGCTCGCCCACGTCTACACCGAGCTGGCGGCGGGCCGCGAGCCCGCGCCCACACGGTTCCGTCCCCTGGCCGAACTCGTCGCCCGCGACCAGGACTACCGCACCTCGCCGCAGCACGACGCGGACCGCGGCTACTGGCGGGACGCCCTCGCGGGCGCCCCGGACCCCGCCCCCCTGACCGGCCGGACCGCCGACCCGTCCCCCATCGCCCTGCGGCGCACCGTCCGGCTGCCCGCGGACCACATGGCGCTGCTCGCCGCGGCGGGCCGCTGGTCCTCCGTGCTGCTCGCCGCGGTGGCCGCCTACGCGCACCGCCTCACCGGCGCCGACGACGTGGTCGTCGGCCTGCCCACCACGGGCCGTACCACCGCGGGCGCACTCACCACACCGGCCGCCTTCGCCAACGAGGTGCCGCTGCGCCTCACCCTGAACCCCGGCACCACCCTGACCGACCTCGTGCAGCAGGTCACCGCACGGGTCGGCGGCGCCCTCAAGCACCAGCGCTACCGCAGCGAGGACCTGCACCGCGACCTCGGCCTGTCCGGCAGCAGCGGGGGACTGCACTCGGTCACCGTCAACGCCATGTCCTTCGGCCGGGAGATCCGCTTCGGCGGCCACGACACCGTCATGCACCCGCTGTGGACCGGCCCGGTCAAGGACCTGTCCGTGGTCTCCTTCGGCGACCCGGCGACCTCGGGAAGCGGCGTGCTCCTGGAGTTCGACGCCAACCCCGCCCTGTACACCGAGGCCGAACTGGCCGCCCACCAGGAACGGTTCATCGCGTTCCTCACCGCCCTCGCCGCCGCCCCCGACCGGCCGGTCGGCGACGCCGACCTGCTCGACGAGGCCGCACGGGAACGGATCCTCACCGACTGGAACGACACCGCTCACCCGCTCCCCGGCCGCTCCCTGCCCGAGCAGTTCGAAGCGCGGGCCCAGCAGACGCCCGAGGCCCCGGCCCTCGTCCACGGCTCCACCCGGACGACCTACGGCGAACTGAACTCCCGCGCCAACCAACTGGCACGCGTCCTCCTGCAGCGCGGCATCGGGCCCGAACAGTACGTCGCCGTCGCCCTCCCGCGCTCACCCGAACTGGTCATCGCCCTGCTCGCCGTGCTCAAGACGGGCGCCGCCTACATCCCCGTCGACCTGGAGTACCCGGCCGACCGCATCGCCTACATCCTGGGCGACGCACGCCCCGCCCTCGTGCTCACCACCGGGGACTGCGCCGACCGCATCCCCACCACGGCGAAGGCACCCCTCCTCCTGCTCGACCAGGCCCGCAGCGCCGCCATGCCCACCGCCAACCCGCACCCCCGCGAACGCGTCACCGAGGTCCGCGCCGACCACCCCGCCTACATCATCTACACCTCCGGTTCCACCGGGCGGCCCAAGGGCGTGGTCGTCACCCGGGGCGCACTGGACAACTTCCTCACCGCCATGGCGCACCGCCTCGGCACGACGGACACCGCCCGCTGGCTGGCCGTGACCACGATCGGCTTCGACATCGCGGGACTGGAGCTGTACCTGCCGCTGCTGTCCGGCGCCTCGGTCGTCCTGGCGGACCGCGACGAGGTCCGTGACCCGGACGCGCTGCGCGCCCTGGTCACCCGCGAGCAGGTCACCGTCATGCAGGCCACTCCCAGCCTGTGGCACGCGCTGGCCGCCGACCACGGCGACGTGCTCAGCGACGTACGCGTCCTCGTGGGCGGTGAGGCGCTCCCCACGGCCCTCGCCCACACCCTCACCACCGTCGCCGCCTCCGTCACCAACCTCTACGGACCGACCGAGACCACCGTCTGGTCCACGGCCTGCGACATCACCGCGGACACCCCTGTCTCCATCGGCCGCCCGATTCTCAACACCCGCGTCTACGTCCTGGACCACGCGCTGCGCCCCGTCCCCGCCGGCGTATCCGGCGAGCTGTACATCGCCGGCGCCGGCCTGGCCCGCGGCTACCACGACCGCCCCGCACTGACCGGGGAACGCTTCGTGGCCGACCCCTTCGGCACGCCCGGCACCCGCATGTACCGGACCGGCGACGTGGTCCGCTGGACCCCCGACGGCCGGCTCGAGTACCAGCGACGCGCGGACGACCAGGTCAAACTCCGCGGCTTCCGCATCGAACTCGGCGAGATCGAATCCGTCCTGCTGCGCCACCCGCACGTCGGCCGCGCCGCCGCCGTCGTACGGGAGGACCGCCCGGGCGACCAGCGCCTGGTGGCCTACGTGGTCCCGGACACCGCCGAGGCACCCGACACGGCGATGCTGCGCGCGCACCTCGCCGCCTCGCTGCCCGACTACATGGTCCCCGCCGCCTTCGTCGTCCTGCCGGTACTGCCGCTGACCCCGAACGGAAAGCTGGACCGCAAGGCCCTGCCCGTGCCGGACTACGGCACCGCCGGCA
This region of Streptomyces ambofaciens ATCC 23877 genomic DNA includes:
- a CDS encoding acyl carrier protein encodes the protein MSSPTVEKTDAGPSPLELTAWLTERIATHLEMPAEDIRTDEPLGAYGLDSIYALTVVAEIEDHLGVTLEPTVMWDEPTVAGLVDIILAELPLAA